One stretch of Caloenas nicobarica isolate bCalNic1 chromosome 2, bCalNic1.hap1, whole genome shotgun sequence DNA includes these proteins:
- the RIDA gene encoding 2-iminobutanoate/2-iminopropanoate deaminase — protein MASLVKKIISSAKAPAALGPYSQAVLVDRTMYIAGQIGIEPSTGQLVPGGAKEEAKQALKNMGEVLKAAGCDYGNVVKTTVLMADMKDFNDINDIYRQFFKTNFPARAAYQVAALPKGARVEIEAIAIQGPLQDASA, from the exons atGGCCTCGCTggtgaagaaaataatcagcAGTGCTAAGGCGCCCGCTGCACTGGGCCCTTACAG CCAAGCAGTGCTGGTGGACCGGACGATGTATATTGCAGGACAGATAGGAATAGAACCTTCCACTGGGCAGCTTGTCCCTGGAGGGGCAAAGGAAGAAGCTAAGCAG GCTCTAAAGAATATGGGAGAAGTCCTGAAAGCTGCAGGCTGTGACTATGGCAATG TGGTGAAGACTACGGTTTTGATGGCAGACATGAAGGACTTCAATGATATTAATGATATTTACAGACAAT TTTTTAAGACAAACTtcccagccagagcagcctATCAAGTTGCTGCTTTGCCAAAA GGTGCCCGAGTTGAGATTGAAGCCATTGCCATTCAGGGACCCCTCCAAGATGCTTCAGCCTGA